GTGCTGgagctcctgctgctgctggagcagctgttgctgctgctgctggagcagcAATTTGTCAGGGGGAGGGAGCAGGACCAGGTCCTGGGGGCCATGCCTTTTCCCCGAGCAGGACATACAGAAGATGGACCCCCCCACGAACAGGAATCCTGCTGAAACAAAGGCCACGTACACAGCACCCCCAGGCTCAAACTTATTGCTCTCGGGCACACTGGAGTCCAGAAAGTTGGTGATGACCTCGTTGGTAAACCAGGAAGCAGGCACCAGACACAGAAAGCCTGCAGCGACAAAGCAGCCACCACTGGCAATCGCAGCATGCCGCTTGGAGCGCCGTCCACCTCCCCATCGTGTGCATTTTAGCCCAAGGGATGCAAGGCAGAGGCCCATGGCAGCCATTACGCAGCAGAGCACCATAGTGGTGCGGGCAGTCTGCAAGTACGCAGGTAGTGAAAGCACAGAATACTTAAGTGTGCAACTGAACATACCTGTGCTGTACCATGTGCAGTCCATCCACAGACCCTGCATCTGGGAAATCGCTGTGATGATGTTGGACCCCACATCTGCGCTGACCTTCCAGTTGGGCAGCAGAGTGGCCACCATAGCACCCATGATGCCCAACAGCGCTAGAACAAATCCAAATATCTGCATGCCTGTGGATGCCATGCTCCTTTTCAagttgatgctgctgctgcctcaaCCCTTGTCCTCGCCAGGCAGCATTCATCCAGCGCCAGCTAGGC
This region of Sander vitreus isolate 19-12246 chromosome 20, sanVit1, whole genome shotgun sequence genomic DNA includes:
- the LOC144535292 gene encoding claudin-20, whose product is MASTGMQIFGFVLALLGIMGAMVATLLPNWKVSADVGSNIITAISQMQGLWMDCTWYSTGMFSCTLKYSVLSLPAYLQTARTTMVLCCVMAAMGLCLASLGLKCTRWGGGRRSKRHAAIASGGCFVAAGFLCLVPASWFTNEVITNFLDSSVPESNKFEPGGAVYVAFVSAGFLFVGGSIFCMSCSGKRHGPQDLVLLPPPDKLLLQQQQQQLLQQQQELQHQYCSLSPLDNKTGYSLQDYV